A window of Aptenodytes patagonicus chromosome 1, bAptPat1.pri.cur, whole genome shotgun sequence genomic DNA:
TCTTTAATGTCCTCTCTCCAAATCTTTATTCATTTATTGTTAGATGCTGTTTTGGCAACACTGCAGCCCGTCTAGTTTGCCAGGCTCCATAGCATCACTGGTTGGCTACAGGCCATTAATTTATTACCATGCCATAAACTGAGCTGCATGGAAAAACATACTGACAGCTATTAGAACTTAAACGCCTATTTATTACTCTTACTCCTAAATTATAGCTAAAGTGCCACAAATTGAGTTAAAAGAAATCTTAATATAAACATGAACTAAGTATACTTGGCCttgtaaaaatgtttcagtaacTTCTGGCCCTTTGACACTGCATTAAGATCCTGCCAATGTTTCCTGAAAGTTAGGTTATACTAATTTTACATTTGCAGTCCATGACAGTCAGTGCATAAAATGTAACtgcacatgtgatttttttccaggtTTAACAGTATACAGTCTATATTCGAAAACTCCTTTGCAGGACTTACGAAACTGGAATTGCTCATGATACATGGAAATGACATTCAGAATATACCTAACGGTGCTTTGAAAGATCTCATGTCTCTACAGGTAATGCTAAGGTCTTCCTAAATTTCATAACTTCCATGAATAACAGAAGACAATAATAAGCGGTTTTTGTAGTGCCTTTCTTAGGATTAAGATACCATTTTCCCCCCAAATACACTGGAGATGTGTTAACTATGCCTATGTCATATTTGATAATGCCAACTAATATTCAGTTGTATTCTCCCTCTTTGACCAGCATAGCATTTTTCAGTGGTGCAAAGGATATTTGAATGCAGGGGGAAAACTTCTGCATGCTTGCTATTCTGTTTAGATTTAGATCAAAAACCGAAATTAatctcttattctttttttttttttaggttttcaaAATTAGTTACAATAAATTGAAAGTCATAACTGGCCAAACCCTCCAAGGACTTTCAAGCTTAATGAGACTGCACATGGACCACAACAGAATCGAGTTTATTCATCCAAATGCTTTTAATGGATTAACTTCTCTGAGACTGGTCCACTTAGAAGGAAATTTGCTCCAGCAGCTTCACCCCAACACCTTTTCAACATTTATGGTCCTTGATTATTTCAAACTGTCAACAGTAAGACATCTCTACCTGTCTGAAAATGCTCTTAGGACCTTGCCTGCAGGGATGTTTCAAGGCATGCCGCTGCTGGAAAACCTTTACCTTCATGGGAATCCGTGGGCCTGTGACTGCAGTTTAAAGTGGCTCCTTGAATGGAATGAAGTTTCCGGAGGTAAGAGCAAAAATACCAATGCTACTTCAACTCATAATGTTagatcctttttttcctgttctgcatATGGATGGTTTTGTTATTTCCTGAGTATTGTTACTTATATGATGTCTATGTACACTATTATGTTCCGTTACCATTCTataaatgcatgtatttaaaaaGCACTGTAAAGAGGAAGCAGTTGTGTGTCACTAGCTGAAAATCTGTATTCGACAACAAAGGAATTAGCTGTTACATTCAAGACGCAAAAAGTGATAGTAAAGTTTATAATTGGAAGGAGGAAATAGGTTATAACCTGTTAGTGTGTTCCTTTTCACAGCAGAACACCTTTGACTAAGGGCTGGCAATTGTCCTCAACCAACAACGCTAGTAATTATGTGCTCTCGTGGAAGGTGGGAACATTGGATTTGAACTTGTTTGGCTAAGGAAGGAATGGAAATCAGGTTTCCAAATTCCTGGATGAGTCCTTTAACTTTGATGCTATTAACGTTAAGGCTGTTACATAATATTCATGCATTCTTCATGTCTATCTGTGTTTCTTCATTCACCACATCTTCCTCTTATGATGGAGCAAatctattttaagtattttcagagAACACCTACAatcctgcaatttttttcctagaataacTGGTCTATCTTCTGTCAGGCTTAGATGTGAGATAAGTACCACACTGCTTAGGCTGAAACACTTCTGGCCATGTGCAGAAGCAAAATactagaagcaaagaaaaaaaccaaaacagttttatAACGCCTCTATATCAGGAATATACtaaatgaggggttttttgaATGTCGGTTTTCGATTTGGGCATCTCAGTTCACCAATGCCCCATCTCGGGTAGCTAAGTGCTTACTATAGTAGGCCAGAGGGACTGGTgttacagcagagctgctgctaaaATATTAAGAGGGAATTGTCATTTAATTGCAACTGAAGATCTCTCAAACGAGTGCTGGAGTCACAAGATTTATATAATGATTTGGAGCACATATGGTGGATGATGGTGGGTCTTGTCATCATAGAATATGTAATTCATCGCAGTCTTGCACTTAGCTATAGGACAATACTTTTAAGAGTGCGTGATATTTGAATGTGTAGTCAGTGTTCCTGACTGAACTGTTACTTGAGGCATCTAactttgatattttttctaacgtacattttaatatttttatatactctCCTTGATCCAAATGAGTATGTGTATTGTGTACTTAAGTTGCACTGTAAGTTGTAACAATGAAATATTAGATGAACTTTCTTTCCTTGCGCATTGTTGCTTGTTAGCATTTTTGTTCGATTAGATTCCCTTTTTACACTACAACAGTAGTGATTattggaaagagaagagaatttaTCCATGCCATTTTCATGTATGACTGCTTTTGTATCTTTATATAACTACAACATTAACTTCTTTGGGAATTCTGTCCAGATAAGAGTTATAAAAGTGCTGTTTCATAGATCACATTAAAGTTCTTCAGACCAGTGTGGCCACTGCCAGGTTGATTGTGGGCCAGTTCTGTCATGAAGCGTGCTTTCCTTATCTTTGAAACATCATATTTGAATCTGCAAGTGATAGACTGGTTCAGTTAAATATTCCATTTGTAAGAACTTCTCAAGAAAATTGATTTGTCAGTCTGGCAAAGCatatatttttcaattaaaaaatggtATGAAATTTTGCcactcttttccccttctcctagCATTCTGCCTTATAACCTACCCATATATTGTTCATTCATTCAAAGATCCCTCATTCCTCAGGAGTGATCAGCATGACACTTATTCCTAGAATAActggaatatgttttatttacAACATGTTTCCAAACTAAGTATGTAAGGTGACATTCGACATTCTAGTGAGCAGAACAGTGTAATAAATATATAACTGTTATTTTGCAGATAAGAGTCTTTCTGGCATTGATAGAAAAGAGGAGTCAAGGCTATAATTTCCTGTCTTAGTGCTTCTTCTctgttttagtttttattttatcattacAGAGTTTACAGTTATTTCAGAGGTCAGGGAAGAAGtggcactttctttttttttttgctgctgacaAACAGCTTGTAAGTGCGGGAACTAGTCAGTAGATTTTGGTACCTACAGTAGAATGTTTTGTGTATTGCCAGTACTGTTGTTAATgaatagagaaaaacaaaaagcttccTGGATTATTTAATGAGGAAGTCCAGCATTTCTCAGGTAAATGCTGCATTTTTGAAAGCTGAGAAGACCCAGTCCTCTTCACGTTAGATCCACAAGTTAGATGGGTAGGCTGTCACTGTACAGATGCAGACTTTTTGACACAGCATAGCTTTTTACTCACTTCTAAAATGTTGCTTTGAACTCTTCAATTTTATTGAAGCCATTTTATTCAGAGGCAGTGAATCTAATTTTCAGAAGGATGGAGTATTCCATCCTCTCATGAAATCAGAAGAAATTGTGGTCAGTTTGAGAATCAGGCACCCATTCGACTGTGAAAACAAAGAGGTGCTATTTTAAAAGCCTCGCTTTATGTGTCATGTGCCATAATGCGTTCCTCGTGCGGCCCATTTCACACTTTTGAGAGTTCTCTTAACTCTAGAACAGAGTTCTTCAGCTTACCTatcttttgttttcccctttttttttcctttcttttttttttttttttttgcaggtgttttaaaatgcaaaaaggacAAAGCCTATGAAGGGGGACAGCTCTGTCCTAAGTGCAACAGCCcgaaacagctgcagaaagaagatattcaaaacttgaaaGATATTTCCTGTAGGAATCCTGTCATTCAGTCCTCACTGAGGCACAATAGCAGCACTCAAGATGAAGAAGATGGTGACAGTTATGAACTCCCTCTGGAAGAGCTTCAGTCCTCTCCATGGAACATTACTCTAAATATGACTGATGAGCATGGCAATGTAGTCCACCTGAACTGTGAAATCAAAAAACCAACAGGCTCTACCAAAATTCAGTGGAATCAAATCCAGACTCAGGAGATTGATATAAATGCTACAATTTCACTGGATTTTGAGTGTCCAATGAATCGAGAAAACTATGAAAAACTGTGGAAGCTTATAGCTTATTACAGTGAAGTACCTGTCAAATTAGAGAGGGAACTTATGCTCAGCAAAGACCCTAAAATAAGCTATCGGTACAGGCAAGGCTCAGATTATGATGCTCTTTACTACACAGGTGTAAAAGCACAAATACTGGCTGAGCCTTCCTGGGTGATGCAACCTCTTATAAACATCCAATTAAACAGGCGCCAGAGTACAGGGAAAAAAGTGGTGCTAtctttttttactgtgttttctcaGACAATTCATACCAAAGACACCGGGCAGCAGAGAAGCTGGGTAATGATAGAGCGAAACCAGAGCACAAGGACAGCGCAGAGTGTGGTGGAAGGGTCAGAGTGTCAGCTGAGCTGCAGTGTGAAAGCCTCTGAGAGCCCCTCCGTTCAGTGGCTCTTTCCAGATGGGACTAAACTGCAGGCACCAATTAATCAGAAAGACAGCAGGTTTTCCGTTCTCAGTAGTGGTCAGCTAATAATCAAAGCAGTGAGTTACACTGACAGTGGTTTGTACCACTGCATTGCCCAAGTGAGAGATGATGTGGACATAATGGCTTACAGACTTCTAGTGCAGCCTCCAGCTATTCAGGTAGCTGATTCAGATGTAGTGAGAGTTGAAAAAAATGTTGGAGATCCAATAGTTTTGCCGTGCAATGCAGTTGCCATCCCAGAGCCACAGGTGAGCTGGATTCTTCCAAACAGCCAGCTACTTAATGATTTATCAAACTCTTCAAAAGGATATATGTTGGACAATGGTACTTTGCTTATTCCAAAAAGCCACGTCAGTGATAGTGGCCATTACAGATGCGTGGCTGTCAATCAGCAGGGATCAGATCAGTTTGTTGTAAGGGTGACAGTAAATAAAATGGTGTCTGACAGGTCATTTAAAAGGGTAAAGCTAAAAAAGCGCCCAGGCTCAAAAAGTTCGTCAAAAACAAGAGGGCGGGTCATAGATGATGGAGAGGGATCAGGGGCAGGAGAGGTGGATGAGTTCCCACTAAGAAAGAACCACCTGAAAGACCGGGAGATatcctttaaacaaaaaagtgaCCAGGTGCCAGAGGCTCaaattaaaaaggggaagaaaggcagaaggaaaatgaaaatctggaaaagtACTGATAGAACCCAAGACAGCAATGTTGCTGAAGGCCGGAGGGTGTTTGAATCTCGAAGGAGAATTAATATGGCAAGCAAGCAGATTAATCCACAGCATTGGGCTGACATTTTGGCAAAGGTCCGTGGGAAGAATCTTCCTAGAACAACAACAGCTACAGCCATTTCTTTAACAACTGCACTGCCATCAGTCATGCAGAAAACTACTCCAGTCCCTCATCCGGTAGCCAGCCCTCCACcttcagaggcagcagctgaTGTGGTAGATTCCTCTGCTGATGCATCACCTGTGGGTGAAGATGAGCCATTCTCAGTCACTGTTTCCCACAACACTAAAGCGTTTTCAGTCCAGTCCATATTAACAAGGTCAGAAACAGAACCCTTCTCCGACCACAGGGCTTTAGAAACACCTGCAAGTATATACTCTGTAGAAATCCCTGTATCAGGTCCATATTTGACTCCTGTGTCTGCAACTGTGCAACCCGAAGGCCAGCAGCATCTTGATGTCAGGACTGATAATTCAGCTGTAGTCAAAGAAAATACCCAGGCTCTAACTGAAGAGCCTCAAACCAGACAAATTGTAACAAACTTTCCTAAGATTCAGAGCAGTTCATTCACAGTGGAAAATGTAGATAGAACTGTATCTTCTACATCAGAggaaaattctgcttttgctgAGCTACCACTTGATGCTACTGTTCTAGCTGAAGCTCAGACTGTGGATCTTCATAGCATCTTGCAGACAAGCGTGAAGTTAAATGAAGTGGACCCAATGAGTGTTGACACCATAATTTTAAGACCTTCTCAGTTGGATGAGATCATTCCAACAGATTCTGCAGGCACTACTAGCATTCCTTCATCTGTTTCTCCATTTGTTACAGAAAAGAGCAATGACTTGATAGACCAGCACAAAGAAGTATCCACAGGTCAGACAAAAATGGCAGACTTAAGTACAAGTTTTCCAGCTGTCACATCCCTCAGGGTTCAAAGCAAGGAAGAACCTGAGACCCACAGGAATACAGTGACTCAAGAAAGCATGTCCAGCAGTTATGCAGAGAGTTTTCAGGGAGGAGAACATAAAAACCTGGCTACTCCAAAACCAGATCCCACATTCATTTTGCCAAGCACTAATGCTCTTCATAAAACAGCAGAGGGGGTAAAAACTGCTTCTTTCATCAGTAGATTCACCACTGTGGCCACAACAACAACACCCTATAGAAAGACCATGCCTTCACTTGTTACTCAGCATGCTAGAAAAAGGCCTTATGGGAGAAGAAGATTGAGGCCCAACAGAATCCGGCAAAGACCAAAGCCTTTCCCCCCTGTTGTTTTAACCACGGATGCAATGCCTGTCATTCCAAGGACACCTGAAGTTGAAGCTGTGACCAAAACTTCTTCTGCAACTCTTGAAACTCCTGATCTTAAAAACAATGTCAAAGTACAGGCTAAGGAAGAGGAGCATATGGAATTCACTCCTCCATTAGTTACTGATCCAGTTGTCTTAGAGAAAATTACCAGAATCAGAGAGGTGGTCACAACTTCCTTCTTTAGGCCTACTGCTTCTCCACCTGAAGCAAAACATGTGACACTCTCTACTGCTGCTGAAACCTTGGCACTTCCAGTGACTGCACCTATTACAATTTTATCATCATATGTTGTACGTGACACAGTTCCCACAAAAGAGTCAAGTGCACCGCTGAAACCAGAGCAAAGTGAAGTGCCAACATACCACTCATTAGACAATATATCTGAGGAGAAGGGCATTAAAGCAGATTCTAAAACTATGCATAGTAAGGCAGAACAATCAAGCACAACAACTTCTCCTGAGCGTATGAACAGCTTGATACTATCTACAAAACCAGAATCTCAAGAAGCGCCTATCCTATTTGACTCAGAAGTTGTGGTTAATGAAACAACGGCTGGAACTTTCCAGCTGATATATCCCACTATGACTGACTTAATTATTCCTGTTGGCACAGTGGGAGTTTTTAAGGGCCTCTCAGTTTCAAAAGAGCCATGGAAGCCCACAGTATCTTTAGAAACACCAGCAATAACTGAGCCACCTCAGCAGCATGAGATGATTACTTTGTCCTCCTCCTTCAGCACGACAGAAACTCAGACTTTTCCACTTAGAGAAACAAAGAAATCTGTTGCTTCTCAGGCTGGGACAAAGCCATCTTCCTTGGATAAAAAGGAAACTATGTCACATGTATTTCATCATGATCCCACTTTGCAGACAACTGAAAAGCCTCCAACTACATCCACTGTCTTTATTCCGTTTATAAAACTTGCCACTCTTCCCCCTTCCATTTCAAGCACTTCACATCCTTCTCTTCATTATACCACCGAGGAAAGTAATGCCTTCAGTCAAGAAAGGTTTCCAGAAGCAAAACAAGTTGAAGCAGATGGTGACAAAATGGTGGTAAGCTCAGGACGGAATGTACACCCTACTCCTTCCTCTAGCCAAAACAGGATTAGCATACAGTCGAAAGCGGAGCAATTCAAAGAGATGTATAGTAGCAAGTCAAACAACAGTTTACTGCTAAATCCAAACCTTCCCCATCCACCCACTGGAATGATACCAAGTCTAAACCAAAGACTGCCTGTTGTGCCTCCAAAGCATGTTCCAGTAAGAGGCACAGTGAAGCCTCCATATATTGTAACACAAGGTTCATTTCGCTATTTTATAACACATCAGCCTCTTCACTACACAAACAAACCAGAGATAACAGCATATGCGGCACATACCATCCAGGACAAAAAATCTTTTGCCTCTCATAGAGAAACAACTACCCCAACACAAGCCTCCCCATTTCACAAAACAAATCCATTCACTGCAAGCAAGTTCGGTACTCAGGGTCAGAACAGATACAATATTAACTCAAGATTTTTTGGAAATAATTATGTTCCAGATAACAGAGGCACAGTAGGGAGACTACCAAGTCAAGGGATCCCATATTATCCCAGTTCCAGAATGCCATTCCTTTTCAACAGAACAAGGCTATTCCCTCACTTAAGTAAGCATCCTAAACCAGCGGTCCCTAGTCAACTAGTCCCAAAAGACACAAATGAGAAGAAGGTTGCCCAGGTCTCCCCTACTAGGATTACAGTGCAGAAAGCTACAGCTATTCCAGTGCCTCCAATGCCTCACACCACAACTACCACATCACCACCAGCGATTTTGAAGATTACCCCTCCAGCCTTTCTCTCTCAGCGCACAAAACCACAGATATTCACTACAgttcatccttttaaaaatgtccaTCATCGTCATCAAAAAGTTCCATCTGTGCCTTATATGGGAGGCATTATGCCACACAATTCAACTGTAATTCAATCTTCCACTAATTTCAGGATACACGGAGAAAGACCTAAAATTATCACAAAAGGGTCTCAGAGTATCTCCATCCTTGCCGAAACAGATGCTTTTATCCCTTGTGATGCAGTAGGGGAACCCAAGCCTTTTATTACTTGGACAAAAGTCTCTACAGGTAAGACAGAGTAAAATGTGTTTCTCCACACAATTTTTTAAGGGTACAAATGGTTGTTGCATAGAAATGCAACATGATTGCAGGAATAGtccaaaacactgaagaaaatttatttctcttttaatcaTTATAGATAAAATGTCACTAATTGCAACTAATCATTACAGGTAAAAATGACTTTGCAGCATTTCTTGTAGTAAAAGAAAACCTCTACCACCtaaagagtttattttttgaaggaggaatagcagccagctCTGATTATTCACAGCAGTTAGAATTTATGATGACAAGACTTGTGAGTATGGGTTTGTTAACATTGCTGCCTTAAATATTGATGTGTGTGTCATCTCcataagcaaaaggaaaagagaaactacGTAAAGATTTAAGAGGAGTCCTAAAGCATAAAGCCCTTAAAAGTTCCCACACTGTACAGGCTTGCAAGCTAGTATGGTTAGTTCTGCAATAGAAACAAAGACCAATTTAAGCTGTGGAGAGTGTCAGAAGATGTCATGTGGTCCATCTGAAGTTGTAGTTTGTGTTAAATCAATCTAAAATCTTCCATAAGCATTTTTCAATGCAGTGATGTATGTCTTAAAAACAAACCTTTtgactttccatttctttctttcctctcaccTTCCCAGGAGCTCTAATGACAGCCAACACCAGGTTACAAAGGTTTGAAGTCTGGAAAAATGGTACCCTCCTTATCCGAAATGTTCAACTTCAGGATCGTGGACAGTATTTGTGCACAGCTCAGAACCTGCATGGCATAGATAAAATGATCATTGCGCTCACAGTTGTAGCCTACCAGCCCAAAATTTTACTTTCCCGCTACCGAGATGTCACGGTCTATTTTGGAGAGACCATAGCAATGGAATGTCAGGCTAGTGGGACTCCAAGCCCACATATTTCATGGATTTTCCCAGATAGAAAGATTTTGCAGACAGTCACCACCACAGAAAGCAGGATAATGCTTCATGAAAATCGAACCTTGTCTATCAAGCAAGCAACTTTTTCAGACCGAGGAGTTTACAAATGTGTAGCAAGCAATGCTGCAGGAGCTGACAGCATTGCAGTGAGGCTGCACATTGCAGCCTTACCCCCCATCATCCAGCAGGATAAGCAAGAGAACATTTCCTTGCCCCTTGGTAGCAGTATTAACATCCACTGCACTGCCAAAGCAGCACCTTCTCCCAGCATCCGCTGGGTGGTCTTTGATGGCACACAAATCCGACCTTCGCAGTTTGTCAATGGGAATTTATTTGTCTTTCCCAATGGAACTCTTTATATTCGCAATGTCTCCCCCAAGGACAGTGGGACCTACGAGTGCATTGCTGCTAACATGGTGGGAGCTGCCAGGAGAACAATACAACTCCATGTGAAGAAGCATGCCTCTAATGCTAAGATCACTGGGAGCTCTCCTCAGAGGACAGATGTAACGTACGGCAGCATCCTGCATTTGGACTGT
This region includes:
- the MXRA5 gene encoding matrix-remodeling-associated protein 5 isoform X2: MGERAAAGALSVVLILGLGLPPGALACPHPCACYLPTEVHCTFRSLAAVPARISKHVERINFGFNSIQSIFENSFAGLTKLELLMIHGNDIQNIPNGALKDLMSLQVFKISYNKLKVITGQTLQGLSSLMRLHMDHNRIEFIHPNAFNGLTSLRLVHLEGNLLQQLHPNTFSTFMVLDYFKLSTVRHLYLSENALRTLPAGMFQGMPLLENLYLHGNPWACDCSLKWLLEWNEVSGGVLKCKKDKAYEGGQLCPKCNSPKQLQKEDIQNLKDISCRNPVIQSSLRHNSSTQDEEDGDSYELPLEELQSSPWNITLNMTDEHGNVVHLNCEIKKPTGSTKIQWNQIQTQEIDINATISLDFECPMNRENYEKLWKLIAYYSEVPVKLERELMLSKDPKISYRYRQGSDYDALYYTGVKAQILAEPSWVMQPLINIQLNRRQSTGKKVVLSFFTVFSQTIHTKDTGQQRSWVMIERNQSTRTAQSVVEGSECQLSCSVKASESPSVQWLFPDGTKLQAPINQKDSRFSVLSSGQLIIKAVSYTDSGLYHCIAQVRDDVDIMAYRLLVQPPAIQVADSDVVRVEKNVGDPIVLPCNAVAIPEPQVSWILPNSQLLNDLSNSSKGYMLDNGTLLIPKSHVSDSGHYRCVAVNQQGSDQFVVRVTVNKMVSDRSFKRVKLKKRPGSKSSSKTRGRVIDDGEGSGAGEVDEFPLRKNHLKDREISFKQKSDQVPEAQIKKGKKGRRKMKIWKSTDRTQDSNVAEGRRVFESRRRINMASKQINPQHWADILAKVRGKNLPRTTTATAISLTTALPSVMQKTTPVPHPVASPPPSEAAADVVDSSADASPVGEDEPFSVTVSHNTKAFSVQSILTRSETEPFSDHRALETPASIYSVEIPVSGPYLTPVSATVQPEGQQHLDVRTDNSAVVKENTQALTEEPQTRQIVTNFPKIQSSSFTVENVDRTVSSTSEENSAFAELPLDATVLAEAQTVDLHSILQTSVKLNEVDPMSVDTIILRPSQLDEIIPTDSAGTTSIPSSVSPFVTEKSNDLIDQHKEVSTGQTKMADLSTSFPAVTSLRVQSKEEPETHRNTVTQESMSSSYAESFQGGEHKNLATPKPDPTFILPSTNALHKTAEGVKTASFISRFTTVATTTTPYRKTMPSLVTQHARKRPYGRRRLRPNRIRQRPKPFPPVVLTTDAMPVIPRTPEVEAVTKTSSATLETPDLKNNVKVQAKEEEHMEFTPPLVTDPVVLEKITRIREVVTTSFFRPTASPPEAKHVTLSTAAETLALPVTAPITILSSYVVRDTVPTKESSAPLKPEQSEVPTYHSLDNISEEKGIKADSKTMHSKAEQSSTTTSPERMNSLILSTKPESQEAPILFDSEVVVNETTAGTFQLIYPTMTDLIIPVGTVGVFKGLSVSKEPWKPTVSLETPAITEPPQQHEMITLSSSFSTTETQTFPLRETKKSVASQAGTKPSSLDKKETMSHVFHHDPTLQTTEKPPTTSTVFIPFIKLATLPPSISSTSHPSLHYTTEESNAFSQERFPEAKQVEADGDKMVVSSGRNVHPTPSSSQNRISIQSKAEQFKEMYSSKSNNSLLLNPNLPHPPTGMIPSLNQRLPVVPPKHVPVRGTVKPPYIVTQGSFRYFITHQPLHYTNKPEITAYAAHTIQDKKSFASHRETTTPTQASPFHKTNPFTASKFGTQGQNRYNINSRFFGNNYVPDNRGTVGRLPSQGIPYYPSSRMPFLFNRTRLFPHLSKHPKPAVPSQLVPKDTNEKKVAQVSPTRITVQKATAIPVPPMPHTTTTTSPPAILKITPPAFLSQRTKPQIFTTVHPFKNVHHRHQKVPSVPYMGGIMPHNSTVIQSSTNFRIHGERPKIITKGSQSISILAETDAFIPCDAVGEPKPFITWTKVSTGALMTANTRLQRFEVWKNGTLLIRNVQLQDRGQYLCTAQNLHGIDKMIIALTVVAYQPKILLSRYRDVTVYFGETIAMECQASGTPSPHISWIFPDRKILQTVTTTESRIMLHENRTLSIKQATFSDRGVYKCVASNAAGADSIAVRLHIAALPPIIQQDKQENISLPLGSSINIHCTAKAAPSPSIRWVVFDGTQIRPSQFVNGNLFVFPNGTLYIRNVSPKDSGTYECIAANMVGAARRTIQLHVKKHASNAKITGSSPQRTDVTYGSILHLDCSASGDPWPRILWRLPSKRMIDSLHSLETRIKVFSNGTLVIHSVTDKDAGDYLCVARNKIGDDYVVLKVNVMMKPAKIEHKSENNHKVKYGGDLKVDCVATGLPNPEISWGLPDGSMINTFMQSDDSGSRTKRYVVFDNGTLYFNDVGLREEGDYTCYAENQIGKDEMKVRVKVVAEPATIRNKTYVIINVPYGDVVTVACEAKGEPTPKVTWLSPTNRPIPALSDKYQVYRDGTLLIQKAQRSDSGNYTCVVRNSAGEDRKIVWIHVNVQPPRINGHPSAITSVRETAIRDSRKLIDCKAEGIPAPRVLWAFPEGVILPAPYYGNRITVHRNGTLDIREVRQTDAVQLICIGRNEGGEARLIVQLLITDHLEKPSFRDPVSERITAIAGHSINLNCSVQGNPKPSTSWILPNGTEVLSGSRLHRFYHKRDGILHISSLSAGDAGTYRCTARNPGGYVERVVFLKVGLRPEISNQYNNLVSIINGETLQLHCITQPNQRAQISWTLPNGMVLDAPQAVGRFSLLENGSLTVREASVFDRGTYLCKVSTEYGTSVMNVPVIVIAYPPRITSEPAPVIYARPGNSVKLNCMAIGIPKAEITWELPDKSHLTTGAQSRLYGNKFLHPQGSLVIQQSTQRDAGFYKCTAKNILGSDSKTTYIHIF